A region from the Vicia villosa cultivar HV-30 ecotype Madison, WI linkage group LG3, Vvil1.0, whole genome shotgun sequence genome encodes:
- the LOC131660031 gene encoding uncharacterized protein LOC131660031: MKLPPARPLRSLHVPTLVNHTCHLEPLTATVFSPSPNTTLKMVDYKYETRATQGNGTITAQTLAHMESPHLETETKMEEKEAIKTESEFRSEFLQMLRKRRTPQVPLTVEIAKPVADAWYLNSPPSMDEEIMKSCPKKDIENFKDLLKEENLFLNIEEGEQGKLPVLILSLKESDKEIKRPAVVFLHSTNKYKEFLRPLLEAYASRDYIAISVDSRYHGERAKSAPTYRDALISAWKTGDTMPFIYDTVWDLIKLADYLTQREDIDPSRIGITGISLGGMHAWFAGAADTRYAVVAPLIGVQGFRWAIDNDKWHERVESIKPVFEVARDDLGKSGIDKDVVEKVWDRIAPGLASNYDSPYSIPSIAPRPLLILNGAEDPRCPLAGLENLRLKVSQIYAEFQCSDNFKFIGEPKIGHQITKFQVKESSDWFDKFLKPQQLEPKF, encoded by the exons GATCATTACACGTGCCAACTCTCGTCAACCACACGTGCCACCTTGAGCCTCTAACTGCAACCGTATTCTCACCCTCTCCCAATACTACACTCAAAATGGTTGATTATAAATACGAAACGCGTGCCACACAAGGAAACGGAACCATAACCGCTCAAACTCTCGCTCACATGGAATCTCCACATCTCGAAACTGaaacaaaaatggaagaaaaagaagCGATTAAAACCGAGAGCGAGTTCCGATCAGAGTTTCTACAAATGCTCCGTAAGAGACGAACTCCTCAAG TTCCGTTAACGGTTGAAATCGCAAAACCAGTAGCGGATGCTTGGTATCTGAATTCTCCACCGTCAATGGATGAG GAGATTATGAAATCCTGTCCTAAGAAAGACATTGAGAACTTCAAAGATTTGCTCAAGGAGGAGAATCTGTTTTTAAATATAGAG GAAGGAGAACAAGGAAAGTTGCCTGTGTTAATTTTGAGCTTGAAGGAAAGTGATAAAGAGATAAAAAGACCTGCAGTTGTTTTCCTTCACAGTACAAACAAGTATAAAGAATTTTTGCGTCCATTGCTAGAG GCATATGCTTCGCGGGATTATATAGCAATTTCGGTTGATTCTCGTTACCATGGTGAACGAGCGAAGAGCGCCCCCACCTATCGCGAT GCTCTTATTTCTGCATGGAAAACCGGAGACACAATGCCATTCATATATGACACG GTATGGGACTTGATTAAATTGGCAGATTATCTAACACAGAGAGAAGATATAGACCCCTCTAGGATAGGAATCACTGGAATATCACTTGGAG GAATGCATGCATGGTTTGCTGGAGCTGCTGATACTCGCTATGCAGTAGTTGCTCCTTTAATTGGCGTTCAG GGATTTCGATGGGCCATAGACAATGATAAGTGGCATGAACGAGTTGAAAGTATAAAACCTGTTTTTGAAG TGGCTCGTGATGATTTGGGTAAAAGTGGTATTGACAAAGACGTAGTGGAGAAG gTGTGGGACAGGATTGCACCTGGTTTAGCTTCCAATTATGATTCTCCCTACTCAATTCCATCTATAGCGCCCCGTCCTCTACTTATTCTAAATG GTGCGGAAGATCCTAGGTGTCCCCTTGCCGGATTGGAAAATTTAAGGTTAAAAGTAAGTCAGATATATGCAGAGTTTCAATGCTCCGATAATTTTAAG TTTATTGGAGAACCTAAAATTGGGCATCAAATAACAAAATTTCAGGTGAAAGAGTCGTCTGATTGGTTTGACAAGTTTCTAAAGCCTCAGCAGCTTGAGcctaaattttaa